A genomic region of Friedmanniella luteola contains the following coding sequences:
- the meaB gene encoding methylmalonyl Co-A mutase-associated GTPase MeaB produces MTGSAGLDGLLAGVRAGRPRAVGRLISLVEDGSDALPAIMAALAPDTGRAFVLGVTGPPGAGKSTTVTALVRALRERGERVGVLAVDPTSPFTGGALLGDRVRMQEHALDDEVLIRSMATRGHLGGLAVAAPQALRVFDAAGCATVVVETVGVGQSEVDVAAAADATVVLLAPGMGDGVQAAKAGILEIGDVFVVNKADRDGAQPLVRELRSMVALSERPPEAWKPPVLTTVASEGTGVPELLDALDRFRAHQAASGDQARRRLGRARREVEGLALAALRDRLRRQGSAALDALAGAVSDGSTDPYAAAAELLRRLPPGPTTTA; encoded by the coding sequence CTGACCGGCAGCGCAGGGCTCGACGGGCTGCTGGCCGGGGTCCGGGCCGGCCGGCCGCGGGCCGTCGGGCGGCTGATCAGCCTGGTGGAGGACGGCTCCGACGCCCTGCCGGCCATCATGGCGGCGCTGGCCCCGGACACCGGCCGGGCCTTCGTCCTCGGGGTGACCGGGCCCCCGGGGGCCGGCAAGTCGACGACGGTGACCGCCCTGGTGCGGGCGCTGCGGGAGCGCGGCGAGCGGGTGGGGGTGCTGGCCGTCGACCCCACCTCGCCCTTCACCGGCGGTGCCCTGCTGGGCGACCGGGTGCGGATGCAGGAGCACGCCCTCGACGACGAGGTGCTGATCCGCTCGATGGCCACCCGCGGCCACCTCGGCGGGCTCGCCGTCGCGGCGCCGCAGGCCCTGCGGGTCTTCGACGCCGCCGGCTGCGCCACCGTCGTCGTCGAGACGGTCGGGGTCGGGCAGTCCGAGGTGGACGTGGCGGCCGCCGCCGACGCCACCGTCGTGCTGCTGGCCCCCGGGATGGGCGACGGCGTGCAGGCGGCGAAGGCCGGCATCCTCGAGATCGGCGACGTCTTCGTGGTCAACAAGGCCGACCGGGACGGCGCCCAGCCGCTGGTCCGCGAGCTGCGCTCGATGGTGGCCCTCAGCGAGCGGCCGCCGGAGGCGTGGAAGCCGCCGGTGCTGACGACGGTGGCCAGCGAGGGGACCGGGGTGCCGGAGCTGCTCGACGCGCTGGACCGGTTCCGGGCCCACCAGGCGGCCAGCGGCGACCAGGCCCGACGCCGGCTCGGCCGCGCGCGCCGCGAGGTCGAGGGCCTGGCCCTGGCCGCACTGCGCGACCGCCTGCGGCGTCAGGGCTCGGCCGCGCTGGACGCGCTGGCCGGCGCCGTGAGCGACGGCTCGACCGACCCCTACGCCGCCGCCGCGGAGCTGCTGCGGCGGCTCCCGCCGGGGCCGACGACCACAGCGTGA
- a CDS encoding acetyl-CoA C-acetyltransferase — translation MGAVVVAGARTPVGKLLGSLAGLSAVELGGLAIAGALERAGLDPGQVDYVVMGQVLQAGTGQIPARQAAVRAGIPMTVPALTVNKVCLSGLNAIALADQLIRAGECEVVVAGGMESMSRAPHLLTGSRTGHRYGPVTMLDHLAHDGLEDAFTDQPMGALTDAHDTGDVAVSRADADAFAARSHQRALAATRSGRMREEIVEVRVPQRRGPDLVVDVDEGIREGVTAASLGRLAPAFSTDGSVTAGSASPISDGAAAVVVASREAAERLGLPVLAEIGAHGMVAGPDSSLQLQPAHAIAKACAKEGLAVADLDLVEINEAFAAVGVASARALGLSPAEVEAKVNVNGGSVALGHPIGASGARLVLTLALELARRGGGTGVAALCGGGGQGDALLLRVPAAAGSAGR, via the coding sequence ATGGGTGCGGTCGTCGTCGCCGGGGCGCGGACCCCCGTCGGCAAGCTGCTGGGCTCCCTGGCGGGGCTGAGCGCGGTCGAGCTGGGAGGCCTGGCGATCGCCGGCGCCCTCGAGCGGGCCGGGCTCGACCCCGGGCAGGTCGACTACGTCGTGATGGGCCAGGTGCTGCAGGCCGGCACCGGGCAGATCCCCGCGCGGCAGGCCGCCGTCCGCGCCGGCATCCCGATGACCGTGCCGGCGCTGACGGTCAACAAGGTCTGCCTCTCCGGGCTCAACGCGATCGCCCTCGCCGACCAGCTGATCCGGGCCGGCGAGTGCGAGGTGGTGGTGGCCGGGGGCATGGAGTCCATGAGCCGGGCCCCGCACCTGCTCACCGGGTCGCGGACCGGGCACCGCTACGGCCCGGTGACGATGCTCGACCACCTGGCCCACGACGGCCTCGAGGACGCCTTCACCGACCAGCCGATGGGCGCGTTGACCGACGCGCACGACACCGGGGACGTCGCCGTCAGCCGGGCCGACGCCGACGCCTTCGCCGCCCGCTCGCACCAGCGCGCCCTGGCGGCCACCCGGTCCGGGCGGATGCGGGAGGAGATCGTCGAGGTCCGGGTGCCGCAGCGGCGGGGCCCCGACCTCGTCGTCGACGTGGACGAGGGCATCCGGGAGGGCGTCACCGCCGCGTCCCTGGGGCGGCTCGCGCCGGCCTTCTCGACCGACGGCTCGGTCACCGCGGGCTCGGCCAGCCCCATCTCCGACGGGGCGGCCGCCGTCGTCGTGGCCAGCCGGGAGGCCGCCGAGCGGCTCGGGCTGCCCGTGCTGGCCGAGATCGGCGCGCACGGGATGGTCGCCGGCCCGGACTCCTCCCTGCAGCTGCAGCCCGCGCACGCGATCGCCAAGGCCTGCGCCAAGGAGGGTCTCGCCGTGGCCGACCTGGACCTGGTGGAGATCAACGAGGCCTTCGCCGCGGTCGGCGTGGCCAGCGCCCGGGCGCTGGGGCTGAGCCCGGCCGAGGTCGAGGCCAAGGTCAACGTCAACGGCGGGTCGGTGGCGCTGGGCCACCCCATCGGCGCCTCGGGGGCCCGGCTGGTGCTGACCCTGGCCCTGGAGCTGGCCCGTCGTGGCGGCGGCACGGGCGTCGCCGCCCTGTGCGGTGGCGGCGGGCAGGGCGACGCCCTGCTGCTCCGGGTGCCGGCCGCGGCCGGGAGCGCCGGCCGCTGA
- the mce gene encoding methylmalonyl-CoA epimerase: protein MPQRSDDGAGPGPDGPAALPGLLAVDHVGVAVPDLDAAIAFHTEVLGLVLLHREENADADVAEAMLGPTADGAGTQLQLLAPISPESPIARFLERSGPGLQQLAYRVADVDEAARVLRSRGLRLLYDAARTGTRGSRINFVHPHDAGGVLVELVEPAAPPEPR, encoded by the coding sequence ATGCCCCAGCGGAGCGACGACGGCGCCGGACCCGGACCCGACGGCCCGGCCGCGCTGCCCGGCCTGCTGGCGGTCGACCACGTCGGGGTGGCGGTGCCCGACCTCGACGCGGCGATCGCCTTCCACACCGAGGTCCTGGGGCTGGTGCTGCTGCACCGGGAGGAGAACGCCGACGCCGACGTGGCCGAGGCGATGCTGGGACCCACCGCCGACGGGGCCGGCACGCAGCTCCAGCTGCTCGCCCCCATCTCCCCCGAGTCGCCGATCGCCCGCTTCCTGGAGCGGTCCGGGCCGGGCCTGCAGCAGCTCGCCTACCGGGTCGCGGACGTCGACGAGGCGGCTCGCGTGCTCCGCTCCCGGGGCTTGCGGCTGCTCTATGATGCAGCGAGGACCGGGACCCGAGGGTCGCGGATCAACTTCGTCCACCCGCACGACGCCGGTGGTGTGCTGGTCGAGCTGGTGGAGCCCGCCGCGCCGCCGGAGCCGCGCTGA
- the nucS gene encoding endonuclease NucS yields the protein MRLVIARCQVDYAGRLTAHLPMATRLILVKADGSVSVHADDRAYKPLNWMSPPCTLVELPAPPPAEDAVPGLEPLSGLWEVRGRDGDTLQISIAEVLHDSSHELGVDPGLQKDGVEAHLQALLAEHPETFGSGWSLVRREHMTAIGPVDLLCRDASGAYVAVEVKRRGEIDGVEQLTRYLELMRRDPLLGAVKGVFAAQQIKPQARVLAGDRGITCVTVDYDVLRGMDNADDRLF from the coding sequence GTGCGTCTCGTGATCGCTCGTTGCCAGGTCGACTACGCCGGTCGGCTGACGGCCCACCTGCCGATGGCCACCCGGCTCATCCTGGTCAAGGCGGACGGCTCGGTCTCGGTGCACGCCGACGACCGGGCCTACAAGCCGCTGAACTGGATGAGCCCGCCCTGCACGCTGGTCGAGCTGCCGGCGCCGCCGCCGGCCGAGGACGCCGTCCCCGGGCTGGAGCCGTTGAGCGGGCTCTGGGAGGTGCGGGGCCGCGACGGGGACACGCTCCAGATCTCCATCGCCGAGGTGCTGCACGACTCCTCGCACGAGCTCGGCGTCGACCCCGGGCTGCAGAAGGACGGCGTCGAGGCGCACCTGCAGGCGCTGCTGGCCGAGCACCCGGAGACGTTCGGGTCCGGCTGGTCCCTGGTCCGGCGCGAGCACATGACGGCCATCGGCCCGGTCGACCTGCTCTGCCGGGACGCGTCCGGGGCCTACGTCGCCGTGGAGGTCAAGCGGCGCGGGGAGATCGACGGGGTGGAGCAGCTGACCCGCTACCTCGAGCTGATGCGCCGCGACCCGCTGCTCGGCGCCGTCAAGGGCGTCTTCGCCGCCCAGCAGATCAAGCCGCAGGCCCGGGTGCTGGCCGGCGACCGCGGGATCACCTGCGTGACCGTCGACTACGACGTGCTGCGCGGCATGGACAACGCGGACGACCGGCTGTTCTGA